In Quercus lobata isolate SW786 chromosome 12, ValleyOak3.0 Primary Assembly, whole genome shotgun sequence, a genomic segment contains:
- the LOC115970677 gene encoding uncharacterized protein LOC115970677 — protein sequence MDKSWMTMGKTPDGRLSRPYIEGVNAFINFAKAVMDLSGNIPCSCIHCVNCYRQSLHTVRIHLLHRGIMQSYINWHNHGESRVLNENIHDNEMSDGDHMDGIDALVGDRIRGEPRNVIEDEEVHHFDKLEEDAKRELYPGCTDYSILKFVIEMLNVKVMTNLSNKGLDMMLELLTKVLPKGNLVPRSTYEAKKILRDLGMSYEHIDACKNDCALFWKENENLDKCPVCEALRYKDTCAQGKKISHKVLRYFPLTPRLRRLYMSSQRAKDMRWYIDKRVDDGIMRHPADSEEWKEFDLQYPDFALEPRNVRLGLATDGFNPFGNMNNNYSMWPVILIHYNLPPWLVMKESYFMLSLLIPGLHQPGNEIDIYLKLLVDELKELWEEGVETYDAYSKEHFQMRATLLWTIHDYPGFGNVSGWRTKGYYSCYTCNDEPYSEGLESKIGFINHRAYLPMKHCWRNSRLHNGLPEKRKRSLELQVGKIQEQLDRMPNIILGKHPSNKKRQLIGEPNWSKVSILYKLPYWKNKKLKHNIDVMHVEKNISENTYGTLLGIEGKNKDTDKARIELQNMNFRHTLHLKQHPDGSYDKPRAFFSLSPNERDGFYDFLKSVKYPDGYTANISRSVNAKNGRLSGLKSHDCHVLLQRILPIGLRGFADKDISIVLFELGNFFQDLCSRTLKRSELEKLEERIVLILCKLERFFPPAFFNVMVHLAVHLPREAILGGLVQYRWMYPIER from the coding sequence ATGGATAAAAGTTGGATGACAATGGGTAAGACACCTGATGGCAGATTAAGTCGTCCATATATTGAAGGGGTCaatgcatttattaattttgcaaAGGCGGTTATGGACTTGAGTGGTAATATTCCGTGTTCGTGTATTCACTGTGTGAATTGCTATCGACAATCTCTTCATACTGTGCGTATCCATTTGCTTCATCGTGGGATTATGCAATCTTACATTAATTGGCATAATCATGGAGAATCTCGTGTATTGAACGAGAACATTCATGATAATGAAATGTCAGATGGTGATCATATGGATGGTATCGATGCCTTGGTAGGTGACCGAATTAGAGGGGAACCGAGAAATGTAATCGAAGATGAGGAGGTGCATCATTTTGacaaacttgaggaagatgcAAAGCGTGAGTTGTATCCGGGTTGCACTGATTATAGTATCTTGAAGTTTGTTATTGAGATGTTAAATGTAAAGGTAATGACCAACTTGAGTAATAAGGGACTTGATATGATGCTAGAATTGTTGACAAAGGTTTTACCGAAAGGTAACTTGGTTCCAAGGTCAACTTATGAAGCAAAGAAGATATTACGTGACTTGGGCATGTCATACGAGCATATAGATGCATGCAAAAATGATTGTGCGCTATTttggaaggaaaatgaaaaccttgATAAATGCCCGGTGTGTGAGGCACTTAGGTACAAGGATACATGTGCCCAAGGTAAGAAGATTTCTCATAAGGTATTACGTTACTTCCCGTTGACACCGAGACTGAGGAGATTGTACATGTCAAGCCAAAGAGCTAAGGACATGAGATGGTATATAGACAAACGTGTGGATGATGGGATAATGAGGCATCCAGCTGATAGTGAGGAGTGGAAGGAGTTTGATTTGCAATATCCTGATTTTGCCCTCGAACCTCGCAATGTAAGGTTGGGGTTGGCTACAGATGGATTTAACCCTTTTGGGAATATGAACAACAACTATAGTATGTGGCCTGTCATACTTATCCACTATAACCTACCACCTTGGCTAGTTATGAAAGAGTCATATTTTATGTTGTCTTTGCTTATTCCTGGTCTTCATCAACCGGGAAATGAAATTGATATTTACTTGAAACTATTGGTTGATGAGTTGAAGGAGTTGTGGGAAGAAGGTGTAGAAACTTATGATGCTTATAGTAAAGAGCATTTCCAGATGCGTGCAACTTTGTTGTGGACAATACATGATTATCCTGGATTTGGTAACGTGTCCGGGTGGAGGACAAAGGGTTATTATTCTTGTTACACTTGCAATGATGAACCATATTCAGAAGGTTTGGAAAGTAAAATTGGATTCATTAACCATCGAGCTTATTTGCCTATGAAACATTGTTGGAGAAATAGTCGGTTGCATAATGGTTTACCAGAGAAACGGAAGAGATCTTTAGAGTTACAAGTGGGAAAGATACAAGAGCAGCTAGATAGAAtgccaaatataattttaggaaagCATCCAAGTAACAAGAAGAGACAACTCATTGGGGAGCCAAATTGGTCAAAGGTAAGTATTTTGTATAAGCTTccatattggaaaaataagaagcTTAAGCACAACATTGATGTTATGCATGTGGAGAAGAACATTAGTGAGAATACTTATGGTACTTTGTTGGGCATTGAGGGGAAAAACAAAGACACTGACAAGGCACGGATAGAGTTGCAAAATATGAACTTCAGGCACACGTTGCATTTGAAACAACATCCTGATGGATCATATGACAAGCCTCGGGCTTTCTTTTCATTAAGCCCCAATGAAAGGGATGGTTTTTATGACTTTTTGAAATCAGTCAAGTATCCAGATGGCTATACAGCCAATATATCAAGGTCAGTGAATGCAAAAAATGGTAGATTATCTGGTTTGAAAAGCCACGACTGTCATGTGCTACTACAACGAATTCTTCCAATTGGGTTGCGAGGGTTTGCAGATAAGGACATTAGTATTGTATTGTTTGAGTTGGGCAACTTCTTCCAAGATTTATGCTCAAGGACCCTAAAACGGAGTGAATTAGAGAAACTAGAAGAACGTATAGTTCTTATACTATGCAAGCTTGAGAGGTTCTTTCCTCCAGCATTCTTTAATGTTATGGTCCACCTTGCTGTTCATTTGCCTCGAGAAGCAATTCTAGGAGGCCTGGTACAATATCGGTGGATGTATCCAATTGAAAGGTAA